AGGCCGAACCGAAGCTGATCGCGAGCGTCGCGTTGACGTCGGCGATCTGCAAGCCCAGCGCGCGCGCCTGGACGCGGTCGATATCGACGTAGAGCTGCGGCGACGGGGCCTGACCCTCCGGACGGATGCCGGTGAGGATCTTGCTCTGCGACGCCGCGCCCAGGATCGCGCCCATCGCCTGTTGCAGTCCGGCCGGATCGTTGCCGACGCGGTCCTCGATCTTCATCGAGAAGCCCGTCGCATTGCCCAGTGCCTGGATGGCGGGCGGGTTCAGCGCGAAGATCGTCGCTCCCGAAATTCCCGCGGTCGCGCCGAAGGTCTGACCGATGATCGCGTTGACCGAATTTTCGGCGCCGTGCCGATCCTCATAGGGCTTCAGCATGACGAACGAGAGAGCGGCCGACTGGCCCTGACCGAAGAAGTTGAAGCCCAGGACCGAAATGATCCGGTCGAACTGCGGCTGCTTCATCAGAAAGGCCTCGGTCTGCCGGACCGCGGCTTGCGTGCGTTCGGTCGTGGCACCGACCGGCGCGTCGTAGCTGATGACGAAATAGCCCTGATCCTCCTCCGGCAGGAAGCCGCCGGGCAGGCGCAGGAACAGCAGCGCCGTGACGCCCAGCACCGCCAGGAACACGGCAAGCCAGCGCAACGGCCGCGACAACATGCCGCCAACGCCGCGGATATAGCGGTCGGTCGCGTTCTGGAAACGATCGTTGAACCAGTTGAAGAAGCGCTGCGGATAGCCGCGCCAGCCTGCGCGAGGCTCGGGCCGTTCGTCGACATGGTGTTGATGCGGTTTCAACAACGTGGCGCACAGCGCTGGTGTCAGCGTGAGGGCCAAAACCGCGGAAAAGAAGATCGAAACGGCAAGCGTCACCGAAAACTGACGATAGATGCCGCCGGTCGACCCCGGGAAGAACGCCATCGGGATGAACACGGCAATCAGCACCAATGTAATGCCGATGATCGCGCCACGGATCTGCCCCATCGCCTTGATGGTCGCCTGAGCGGGCGGCAGACCTTCCTCCGCCATGATGCGTTCGACATTCTCGACCACGACGATCGCGTCGTCGACCAGGATGCCGATCGCCACGACCATCGCAAACAGCGACAGTGTGTTGATCGAGAAGCCGAAGAGCCACAGGCCGAGACACCCGCCCGCCAGCGCGATGGGTACGACGATCGCCGGGATGACGGTCGCGCGCCAGCTCTGCAGGAACAGGAACATCACCAGGAAGACGAGCAGCATCGCTTCGACGAGCGTGCGGATGACGTTATCGATCGACGTCGAGATGAACGGCGTCGTGTCGTAGGACACGTCCCAGGTGATGTCTTCCGGGAAGGTGCGCTGCAGCTCGCGCATCCGCTCGCTGACCGCATCGCGCGTGGCGATCGCATTGGCCCCGGCGGCCAGCTGGACCGCGATGCCGGCGACCTTGTCGCCGTTCAGCGTGGTCGAGAACTGGTAATTGTCCGCGCCGATCTCGACCCGCGCGACGTCGCCCAGCCGCACGGTCGAACCGTCGGTGTTGGCCTTGATGATGATCTGCCGGAACTGTTCGGGGGTCTGGAACCGGTTTTGCGTCACGATCTTGGCGTTGAAATCCGTCCCCGGAGTCGTCGGCTGGTCGCCGATGCCGCCGCCCGCAGTCTGGCTGTTCTGTTCCTGCACCGCGAGCAAGACGTCCGACGGCGACAGATTGAAACCGGCAAGCTTGTCCGGATCGAGCCAGATCCGCATCGCCTTCTCGGAACTGAACAACAGTGTATTGCCCACACCCGGCACACGCCGGATCTCGTTGACCACCTTCGTCGAGGCGAAGTCGCCGAGCTCGAGTGCCGGGGTCTTCCCCGATTTCGACCGCAGCGTCAGCACTTCGAGGAAGCCGGACGAATTATCGGTGATCTGGATACCCAGACGCCGCACGTCTTCGGGCAGACGCGGCTCGGCGCGGTTCAGACGATCCTGCACCTGGGTGCGGGCGACGTCGATGTTGGTACCCGACTGGAACGTCAGGACAATCTCGCCGGTGCCGTTCGCGCGGCTGGTCGACGACATGTACAGGAACTTGTCGACGCCGTTCAACTCACGCTCGATGACCGATGTGACGTTCTTGTCCATCGTGTCGGCGTCGGCGCCGTTGTAATTATAGGTCAGCGTCAGCGACGGCGGCGCGACCGAGGGATATTGCTCCACCGGCAGGTTCAGCAGCGCCATCGTGCCGAACAGCGCGACGAATGCGGCGATCACCCAGGCGAAGACCGGGCGGTGAACGAAGAAACTGTCCATGGTCGCTTACTTCTTTGCCGGCTGCTGCTGGGGCTGGCCGCCTTGGGCCGCAGGGGCGGGATCGCCCTTGACCTGCACCCGCCCGCCGGGCGGCATCATCGCCAGCTTCTGCCAGCCATCGGTGATGACCCGATCGCCCGCCTTCAGCCCGGACTTCACGAGCCAGCTATTGCCGACCTGACCGGCAAGTTGCACCGGACGCGGCGCGGTCGAGCCGTGGGCGTTGACCACTGTCACATTCGCCCCGCGCTCACCGAACTGGATCGCGCGCGCCGGGATCAGGATGCCGTTGGGCGCCGTGCCGATGGCGATGCGCCCGCGCACGAACTGGCCGGGGACGAGCAGGCGTTCGCCGTTGGGAAAGACCGCGCGCAGCACCTGGGTACCCGTCTGCGGATCGACTGACGGCGCGGCAAAGTCGAGCGTGCCGGTTGGTCCGTAATCCTTGCCGTTGGCGAGGACCAGGCGCACCTCGACCTGCCGTAGCGGCTTCAGGTTGGTCTGACCGGCGCGTTCGGTCGCCAGCATGTCGAGCAGCGCCGTATTCGATTCGGTAAACACGGCGTAGATCGGCGAGGGTTGTTCGACCGTCGTCAGCAGCGTGCCCTGCGCAGCGCTGACCAAAGCGCCTTCGGTCACCTGTGCGCGACCGACCCGGCCGGAGATCGGCGCGCGGACGGTCGTGTAGTTGAGCTGGATCTGCGCGCGGGTCAGCGCCGCGCGGGCCTGCGCGACATCGGCCGATGCCGTGCGCAGCGTCGCCTGCGCCGCGTCATACTCCTGCCCGCTGACTGCGCGTTCGTTGACCAGGGGGGCGTAGCGACGAACGACCGATTGCGCGTTGGACTGCGCCGCCTGCGCCCGGGCGAGCGTCGCGCGCGCCTGTTCGACCGCGGCGCGCAGGTCGCGCGGGTCGATGGTGAACAGCGGCTGGCCGGCGCGCACGTCCGACCCTTCGGTGAAGAGACGACGCTCGATGATCCCATCGGCGCGCGCGCGAACCTCGGCGGTGCGCACGGCTTCGATCCGGCCCGGCAATTCGACGATATTCGGGACGGTCTCGGTCTTGACGGTGATCGCCTCGACGAGCGTCGGCGGCGGTGCGCCGCCCGGGGCACCGCCGGGGGCGCCCCCGGGAGCGCCGCCCCCGCCGCCACAGGCAGCGAGAGCGAGGAAGGCGAGGGTCGAAATCGAGCTACGGAAGCGGTTCGGCACGAGAGGTCTCCGGGGGTGGCGGCCGGGAAGGGGGTAAGCGGTACGAAACGGACAGGACGGGTCAGGGCGACGCGCGAGTGAGGGCGATCAGGGCATCGTGCAGATCAGACGATACGTCGGCCACGCCCTCGACCGATCGCATCGTCGACAACCAGATGCCATCGGCCGCGAGGCGCACGATCGCGCAGGGGATATTGTCGTCGGTGGCGGCATGGCGTTCGATCTGCGCAGCGACCCAGGTCGCCCAGCGATCCTGCAGCGCCGGATCCGCGATCATCGACAGGCACAAAGCGTGCGACGTCACCGAATCCCGAATGCATCGTTTATCAAAGACGCCGTTCACATAAGCTCGCGTGAAGCGGCCATGTGGTTCCGGGTCTGCCGCCATCTCCTCATCGATCGATGCCGCCGCAAACGCGATCATCGTCTCCAGCACGCCGTCGATCAGCGCGTCCTTGGTCGGGAAATGGTGAAACAGACCGCCCTTGGTCACGCCCGCGGCGCTAGCCACGCCATCGATCGTCAGGCGCGCGAGCCCCTTGTCGGCCAGCACCACCATCGCCGCGTCGATGATCGCGGCACGGACCCCTTCGGGATCCTTCTTCCGTTCATAGGCGTTCGGGGGACTCAACGAGCGACACCGGATCTTTGTTAAAACCGACCGTCCGGTATCTTTCGCTTTTACCTGCGTCAAGCGGTCTTCGCAACTGCAGCAAAACGCAGGATTTTTCGCCGGTGCGGCTCAGCGAATCGCCAGAAACGCGCCTGCGGCAGCGAATCCCAGCATCGCCAGCGTGACGACTCCGATCAGGATCAACGGCCGCGATCCCATTTTCATCAGTTGCGGCAGCGGGGACCGGATGGCCGTCGCCGCGACGGCACACGCAAGCATTGCGCCGGCAAGCGCCTCTGCACCATGTACGACCGGCGCCGGGATGATGCCTGTCGAATTGATCCCCGCGACGACGAAGAAGCCCACGACAAACCACGGCACGCCTTGGCTTCCCGTCGCGCGTTCGCTGCGGGGAAGGAACAGTGCCAGCACGGCGAGGACCGGGGCGAGCAGGGCGACCCGGGTGAGCTTGACGATCGTCGCGATCCGCCCAGCCTCCGGGGAATAGGAATAGCCCGCGCCCAGCGCCTGGGCGACGTCGTGAATCGCGCCCCCCAGCAGGAAGCCCGCGCGGCCGTCCGAAAAGCCCGCGGCGTGGGCGAGCATCGGATAGACGACCATTGCGGTCGCGCTCATGGCCGAAATACCGATAAGAACGAGGGTCAACTGCGCCTGGCTGATCCGTCGCGTGCTGAGCGTCGTCGCCACCGCCAGCGCTGCCGATGCCCCGCAGATCGCCACGGCACCGCCGACCAGCATGCCGAACCATTGATCATACCCGAACCGCTTCGCCAGCAGCACGGCCAGCGTTATCGTGCCGGCGACGACCACCACGATCGCCAGCAGCGCGGGCAGGCCCAGATCGGCGATCTGCCCCAGCGTCACCCGCGCCCCGACGAGGACGATGCCCCACCGCAGCAGGTCCCGAGAGGCGAAGCCCAGACCGGGGTGCAGCCGCTTGTCCGCAGACAGGAAATTGAGCGCCAGGCCGATAAGCAGCGCCATCAGCGTCAGCGGGGCGCCGTACCGGTCGGAGAGGAATCCCGCGGCGAGCGTCGCGGCGACGACGAGGGCCAGTCCGGGCAGATGTTCGCGCCAACCGACACGTGGCCCCTCGACGATGTCGCCGAACAGATCGGCGGCCATGGGGTAGGTTCGGCTAGTGTCGCTCACAATCGGCTGGCTAACACGGGTCGAACGCTTTTGGCAGGGGGCGCCTCATTGCCGAAACGCACCCAGGTCGATCCCGTGTCGCGCAACCTTGTCGTAAAAGGTCTTGCGCGGGATTCCGAGGTCGCCAAGCGCGGCGGCGACCCGCCCATTATGCCGGCGTAGCGCCGCTTCGATGAGTTCGGCCTCATAGGCCGCGACCCGTGTCGGCAGATCGCAGCCTTCACGCTCGCGCGGCGTGTCCGGCGCCAGGCCCAATACCGTCTCCAGCGCGAAATTGCGCAGTTCGCGGACATTGCCGGGCCAGTCATGCTCGCGCAGCCGCCGGCTCGCCGCTTCGGTCAGCGTGAAGTCCTGCTGTCCCAGTTGAGCTTTCGCTTCTTCCACGAAGGCGGCGAACAGCCGGAATGCGTCGCCGCCTCGTTCGCGCACCGGCGGCACGCGCAGGCGGACCGTATCGAGTCGGTAGAACAGGTCGGCGCGAAAGGTGCCGGCGGCGACCGCTGCGGCCAGGTCGGTCTTGGTCGTCGCGACGATGCGCAGATCGACCGCGGTCGGTCGTGGCTCGCCGATCGGATGCACCTCGCGTTCCTCGATCACCCGCAGCAGTCGCGTCTGCAGGGAGAGGGGCAGGGTATCGATCTCGTCGAGCAACAGCGTGCCACCGCTCGCCGCCACGATCTGACCTTCGCGCGACAACCGGGTGTGCGGCACGCTGTCGGCGGCATGGCCGAACAACTCCAGTTCGGCGAGGCTGTCGGGCAGCGCGCCGCAGTTCACCGCGATGAACGGCCGGCCGCGTCGCGGTCCCTGGCGGTGGAGCAGGCTGGCCACGAGTTCCTTGCCCGTGCCCGTCTCCCCTTCGATCAGCACGTCGACATCGGCGGCGGCCAGCTGGGCAATTGTGGTGCGCAATCGAACCAAGGCGGGGCTGTCGCCGATCAGCGGGCTGCCGGCCTGTGCCGCCTCCGCCTCTGCGACCAGGCGGCGGTTCTCGATGATCAGTCGCCGCCGCTCGGCCGCCCGGTCGATGCTCGCGGTCAGGTGATCGACCGCGAAGGGCTTCGTCAGAAAATCAAAGGCGCCGCGGTGAAGCGCCGAGACCGCCATGGGAACATCGCCGTGCCCCGTGACCAGGATGATCGACAGGTCGCGGTCGCGCGTCAGCACGGCGTCCAGGAAGGCGAGCCCGTCCATCCCGGGCATGCGAATGTCGGACACGATCGCACCGGCGAAATCGACCGGGATCGCGCCCAGAGCGGCCCGCGCGTCGGCGTGCGCCTGGACGGCATATCCCGCGAGCTCGAGCGCCTGCACGGTCGCGACGCGCAGCGCTTCGTCATCCTCCACGAAAATCACGTCGGTCATGCGGCCACCTTCAACGTCAGCGCGAATCGGGCGCCCGGGCCATCGGGGCGCAGGATCAGGTCTCCGCCAAATTCGCGGGCGATATCGCGCGCAATCGCCAGCCCGAGGCCGAGACCCGAAGGCTTGCCAGACGTAAACGGCGTGAACAGCGCGTCGCGGATGTCCGGCGCGACGCCCGGACCCGTATCGGCGACCGTGATCGTCATCGTGGACGCATTCGCTGCGGCATCGACGGTTATCCGTCCGTCGGCGTCGCCGATCGCGTCGAGTGCGTTCTGGATCAGGTTGACCAGTATCTGTTCGATCCGGACACGGTCGCCGACCAGTCGCATCGCCCGCACCGCCCCGTCCGCATGCACCGTGATTCGCCCTCGCGCGCGTTCGCCGATCAGGATCGACAGGCCGTCGAGGATGTCGCCGAGCGTGGCAATGCCGCCCGACGGCGTGCGTTTCCGGGCGAAGCCGCGCAGCTCGGCAGTGATCGTGCCTATGCGGTCGGCCAGCGCGACGATCCGGCCGAGATTCTCGCGCGCAGCCCCGTCGGCGCCCCGGTCGATCAGCGTCGCACCGTTCTCGGCAAAGGTGCGAATGGCGGCGACGGGCTGATTGATCTCGTGCGCGACGCCGGCGGTGATCTGCCCCAAGGTGCCGAGCCGGTTGGCCTGCGCCAGTTCCTCCCGCGCCGCGCGGTACCGCCGGTCCGTCGCGATCCGCTCGTCGGATTCGATC
The nucleotide sequence above comes from Roseomonas aeriglobus. Encoded proteins:
- a CDS encoding multidrug efflux RND transporter permease subunit; amino-acid sequence: MDSFFVHRPVFAWVIAAFVALFGTMALLNLPVEQYPSVAPPSLTLTYNYNGADADTMDKNVTSVIERELNGVDKFLYMSSTSRANGTGEIVLTFQSGTNIDVARTQVQDRLNRAEPRLPEDVRRLGIQITDNSSGFLEVLTLRSKSGKTPALELGDFASTKVVNEIRRVPGVGNTLLFSSEKAMRIWLDPDKLAGFNLSPSDVLLAVQEQNSQTAGGGIGDQPTTPGTDFNAKIVTQNRFQTPEQFRQIIIKANTDGSTVRLGDVARVEIGADNYQFSTTLNGDKVAGIAVQLAAGANAIATRDAVSERMRELQRTFPEDITWDVSYDTTPFISTSIDNVIRTLVEAMLLVFLVMFLFLQSWRATVIPAIVVPIALAGGCLGLWLFGFSINTLSLFAMVVAIGILVDDAIVVVENVERIMAEEGLPPAQATIKAMGQIRGAIIGITLVLIAVFIPMAFFPGSTGGIYRQFSVTLAVSIFFSAVLALTLTPALCATLLKPHQHHVDERPEPRAGWRGYPQRFFNWFNDRFQNATDRYIRGVGGMLSRPLRWLAVFLAVLGVTALLFLRLPGGFLPEEDQGYFVISYDAPVGATTERTQAAVRQTEAFLMKQPQFDRIISVLGFNFFGQGQSAALSFVMLKPYEDRHGAENSVNAIIGQTFGATAGISGATIFALNPPAIQALGNATGFSMKIEDRVGNDPAGLQQAMGAILGAASQSKILTGIRPEGQAPSPQLYVDIDRVQARALGLQIADVNATLAISFGSAYANDFSNQGTVQRVYLQADAPSRMRAEDVLALRVRNAQGQMVPFSAFTKVAWESGATQLQRYNGYPSVTISGQAAPGQSSGAALKEMERIADQVLKPGFGYEWTGTAYEEKQAGGQIGLLLGLSLIVVFLLLAALYNSWAVPLSVLLVVPFGVLGAVLFTMLRGLSADVYFNIGLITIIGLAAKNAILIVEFAIEDEEHQDGEGIAKVRGATLEASRQRLRPILMTSLAFILGMVPLVIASGAGAASRHAVGTGVMGGMIAATALGIFFTPVFYFAARRWLSRKAPTSVAAEQQDMPPPSPRDDDRSEGTPAHA
- a CDS encoding efflux RND transporter periplasmic adaptor subunit; the protein is MPNRFRSSISTLAFLALAACGGGGGAPGGAPGGAPGGAPPPTLVEAITVKTETVPNIVELPGRIEAVRTAEVRARADGIIERRLFTEGSDVRAGQPLFTIDPRDLRAAVEQARATLARAQAAQSNAQSVVRRYAPLVNERAVSGQEYDAAQATLRTASADVAQARAALTRAQIQLNYTTVRAPISGRVGRAQVTEGALVSAAQGTLLTTVEQPSPIYAVFTESNTALLDMLATERAGQTNLKPLRQVEVRLVLANGKDYGPTGTLDFAAPSVDPQTGTQVLRAVFPNGERLLVPGQFVRGRIAIGTAPNGILIPARAIQFGERGANVTVVNAHGSTAPRPVQLAGQVGNSWLVKSGLKAGDRVITDGWQKLAMMPPGGRVQVKGDPAPAAQGGQPQQQPAKK
- a CDS encoding TetR family transcriptional regulator yields the protein MSPPNAYERKKDPEGVRAAIIDAAMVVLADKGLARLTIDGVASAAGVTKGGLFHHFPTKDALIDGVLETMIAFAAASIDEEMAADPEPHGRFTRAYVNGVFDKRCIRDSVTSHALCLSMIADPALQDRWATWVAAQIERHAATDDNIPCAIVRLAADGIWLSTMRSVEGVADVSSDLHDALIALTRASP
- a CDS encoding putative sulfate exporter family transporter — protein: MAADLFGDIVEGPRVGWREHLPGLALVVAATLAAGFLSDRYGAPLTLMALLIGLALNFLSADKRLHPGLGFASRDLLRWGIVLVGARVTLGQIADLGLPALLAIVVVVAGTITLAVLLAKRFGYDQWFGMLVGGAVAICGASAALAVATTLSTRRISQAQLTLVLIGISAMSATAMVVYPMLAHAAGFSDGRAGFLLGGAIHDVAQALGAGYSYSPEAGRIATIVKLTRVALLAPVLAVLALFLPRSERATGSQGVPWFVVGFFVVAGINSTGIIPAPVVHGAEALAGAMLACAVAATAIRSPLPQLMKMGSRPLILIGVVTLAMLGFAAAGAFLAIR
- a CDS encoding sigma-54-dependent Fis family transcriptional regulator, which codes for MTDVIFVEDDEALRVATVQALELAGYAVQAHADARAALGAIPVDFAGAIVSDIRMPGMDGLAFLDAVLTRDRDLSIILVTGHGDVPMAVSALHRGAFDFLTKPFAVDHLTASIDRAAERRRLIIENRRLVAEAEAAQAGSPLIGDSPALVRLRTTIAQLAAADVDVLIEGETGTGKELVASLLHRQGPRRGRPFIAVNCGALPDSLAELELFGHAADSVPHTRLSREGQIVAASGGTLLLDEIDTLPLSLQTRLLRVIEEREVHPIGEPRPTAVDLRIVATTKTDLAAAVAAGTFRADLFYRLDTVRLRVPPVRERGGDAFRLFAAFVEEAKAQLGQQDFTLTEAASRRLREHDWPGNVRELRNFALETVLGLAPDTPREREGCDLPTRVAAYEAELIEAALRRHNGRVAAALGDLGIPRKTFYDKVARHGIDLGAFRQ